A region from the Gammaproteobacteria bacterium genome encodes:
- a CDS encoding ParA family protein: MKVIAIANQKGGVGKTTTAVSLGGLLARAGQRTLLVDIDPHGSLTSYFRYSPDDLEKSVYTLFQDTHISPQSVILPTRFDRLRLLPASMALATLDRQLGTKSGMGLVIKKALTQLSDQFDYAVIDCPPMLGVLMVNALAACDQLVIPVQTEFLALKGLERMVNTLTMITRSRSVKLPYLIVPTLFDRRTRASTDALQTLRERYAPDLWNSVIPVDTQFREASKAGIPLPMMEPGARGVVAYQQLLEALKLNEKNVTRAVAI, from the coding sequence ATGAAAGTGATCGCCATTGCCAATCAAAAGGGGGGTGTGGGTAAAACCACAACAGCGGTTTCGCTGGGTGGTTTGCTGGCAAGGGCGGGGCAACGCACTTTACTGGTGGATATCGACCCGCATGGTTCTTTGACCTCTTATTTTCGCTATAGCCCGGACGATCTGGAAAAGAGTGTATATACTTTATTTCAGGATACTCACATCAGTCCGCAAAGCGTGATTCTGCCAACGCGCTTTGATCGGTTGCGATTGTTGCCAGCGTCAATGGCGTTGGCAACATTGGATCGACAGCTGGGGACCAAGAGCGGAATGGGCTTGGTCATTAAAAAGGCGCTGACTCAACTCAGTGACCAGTTTGATTACGCAGTCATTGATTGCCCGCCGATGTTAGGCGTCTTGATGGTCAATGCCCTGGCGGCGTGTGATCAACTGGTGATTCCAGTGCAAACAGAGTTCCTGGCATTAAAAGGATTAGAGCGGATGGTAAATACATTGACGATGATCACGCGTTCGCGCAGTGTCAAGCTGCCTTACTTGATCGTGCCAACGTTATTTGATCGGCGGACACGTGCTTCGACAGATGCGTTGCAGACATTGCGTGAGCGTTATGCGCCGGATTTATGGAACTCAGTGATTCCTGTAGATACGCAATTCCGGGAGGCCAGCAAGGCCGGTATTCCATTACCGATGATGGAGCCGGGTGCACGCGGAGTTGTTGCCTATCAGCAGTTGCTGGAAGCCCTGAAACTGAATGAGAAAAATGTGACCCGAGCGGTAGCGATATGA
- the motD gene encoding flagellar motor protein MotD encodes MARKKKHEEHENHERWLVSYADFITLLFAFFVVMYALSSINEGKFRVLSQSLISAFHAAPRSLEPVQVGTPITAPQSPFESVRPDPTTAQLIRVPVQQQRELRTAGGKASELQKDNMKRISQDKKNAQDTKKEKMKRISQDMQKALSQLIDKNQAKISQSEDRIEVEINSAVLFATGSTHIQPEAVKVLTDVGGVLSKFENPIKVEGYTDNQPFRSSEFRSNWELSASRAASVVHLFDDVKVAPERMMAIGYGQYRPVADNNLPEGRARNRRVKIVILSEDMQSPGDESEKALPALPQANIDLDAPPKVDQLLTTREQAKPTPTREDQMKSVMDQLKATDSMKKIEERAPQTPAQQAPVKSR; translated from the coding sequence ATGGCACGCAAGAAAAAGCACGAAGAACATGAAAACCACGAACGTTGGCTGGTTTCCTATGCCGACTTTATTACCCTCCTGTTTGCCTTTTTCGTGGTGATGTATGCCTTGTCTTCGATTAATGAAGGTAAGTTTCGTGTCTTGTCCCAGTCTTTAATCTCGGCTTTTCATGCGGCACCCAGAAGCTTGGAACCGGTGCAGGTAGGGACGCCGATTACGGCGCCTCAGTCCCCGTTTGAAAGTGTGCGGCCCGATCCAACCACCGCTCAGTTAATACGAGTCCCGGTTCAACAACAACGAGAACTCAGAACGGCAGGGGGTAAGGCGTCCGAGTTGCAAAAGGACAATATGAAACGCATCTCGCAAGATAAAAAAAATGCGCAGGATACCAAGAAAGAGAAAATGAAACGTATCTCTCAGGACATGCAAAAGGCTCTCAGTCAGTTAATCGATAAGAATCAGGCCAAAATTAGTCAGAGCGAAGATAGGATTGAAGTAGAAATCAACTCGGCTGTGTTATTTGCCACTGGTAGCACACATATTCAGCCGGAAGCCGTGAAGGTGTTAACCGACGTGGGCGGAGTGTTGAGTAAATTCGAAAATCCGATCAAGGTCGAAGGCTATACGGATAACCAGCCCTTCAGGAGTTCAGAATTTCGATCAAATTGGGAACTTTCGGCTTCTAGAGCCGCCAGCGTTGTACATCTGTTCGATGATGTTAAGGTGGCGCCAGAGCGCATGATGGCTATAGGCTATGGTCAATACCGGCCGGTGGCGGATAACAATCTTCCAGAAGGTCGTGCCCGGAATCGCCGGGTGAAAATAGTGATTTTGTCAGAAGATATGCAATCGCCGGGTGATGAGAGTGAAAAGGCGTTACCAGCATTGCCACAGGCCAATATTGATCTTGATGCACCGCCGAAGGTGGACCAGTTGCTGACTACGCGTGAGCAAGCGAAGCCGACACCGACGCGGGAGGATCAAATGAAATCGGTGATGGATCAGCTTAAGGCCACTGATTCAATGAAAAAGATCGAAGAGCGGGCTCCGCAAACGCCTGCCCAACAAGCTCCGGTAAAGAGTAGATAG
- a CDS encoding flagellar motor protein, producing MDILTILGVALGLGAILGGNALEGGHIGSLLQLTAFLIVAGGTIGAILVQTPMSVFLRSLTMLMWMVFPPKVEEKGAIEKIISWSSIARKEGLLGLESLVEAETDLFAQKGLQLLVDGSEPEAIRKILEVEIGTKEHFDTQAAKVYEGMGGYSPTIGIIGAVMGLIHVMNNLADPSKLGSGIAVAFVATIYGVGMANLFLLPIANKLKGLIHKQTQFREMLIEGIISIAEGENPRSIETKLQGYLH from the coding sequence ATGGATATACTCACCATCCTCGGTGTAGCACTTGGCCTGGGCGCCATACTCGGTGGTAACGCGTTGGAAGGCGGTCACATTGGGTCTTTGCTACAGCTGACCGCATTTTTGATCGTGGCGGGGGGGACAATCGGAGCAATATTGGTCCAAACGCCGATGTCCGTCTTCTTGCGTTCACTGACCATGCTGATGTGGATGGTGTTTCCGCCCAAGGTGGAAGAGAAGGGCGCCATCGAGAAGATTATTAGCTGGAGTAGCATTGCACGCAAGGAAGGGCTGTTGGGTTTGGAGTCCTTGGTTGAAGCGGAAACCGATCTCTTTGCCCAGAAAGGCTTGCAATTGCTGGTGGATGGTAGTGAGCCAGAGGCCATTCGCAAGATTCTGGAGGTCGAAATTGGCACCAAGGAACATTTCGATACCCAGGCCGCCAAGGTTTATGAAGGTATGGGAGGATATTCTCCAACCATCGGGATTATCGGTGCGGTCATGGGTTTGATCCATGTCATGAATAATCTTGCTGATCCCAGCAAGCTGGGTTCAGGGATTGCGGTGGCCTTCGTGGCGACGATCTATGGGGTCGGCATGGCCAATTTGTTCCTGTTGCCGATTGCGAATAAGCTAAAAGGTCTGATTCACAAGCAAACGCAGTTTCGAGAGATGCTGATCGAGGGCATCATTTCCATCGCCGAAGGTGAAAATCCGCGCAGTATCGAGACCAAACTCCAGGGATACTTGCATTAG
- a CDS encoding chemotaxis response regulator protein-glutamate methylesterase — translation MPVRVLVVDDSAFFRKRLTEILSSDSHIEVVGAASNGKEAVDQVAKLKPDVVTMDIEMPIMDGISAVRRIMESTPTPILMFSSLTTEGAKATFDALDAGAVDFLPKQMEEISSDRETVKRQLCARVRLIGARGLAKSSAVKTPKKPMPAMPVVTPSVKPAVRKGKYRLVAIGTSTGGPVALQEVLTQLPKNFPLPIVLIQHMPSTFTPAFAERLNKLCQIAVKEAHDGDVLTPGTAFLAPGGKQMLIEAQHSGAPHIRIIEAEAGQTYKPSVDVTFTSVAGVYDGDVLAVVLTGMGADGREGARVLKQKGATVWAQDEASCVIYGMPAAIVEAGLADRVVSLKDVGSGLVESV, via the coding sequence ATGCCAGTGCGGGTCTTAGTGGTCGATGACTCGGCATTCTTCAGAAAACGATTGACAGAGATACTGTCGAGCGATAGCCATATCGAAGTTGTCGGCGCGGCCAGTAATGGCAAGGAAGCGGTAGATCAGGTCGCGAAATTAAAACCTGATGTGGTGACCATGGATATCGAAATGCCGATCATGGATGGCATCAGTGCTGTACGGCGCATTATGGAATCCACACCGACGCCCATATTGATGTTTTCATCGCTGACAACCGAAGGGGCAAAGGCAACCTTTGATGCCTTGGATGCCGGTGCCGTCGATTTTCTTCCAAAACAAATGGAGGAAATTTCCTCCGATCGCGAGACAGTCAAGCGACAGTTGTGTGCGCGTGTGCGTTTAATCGGGGCGCGGGGATTGGCGAAGTCTAGTGCTGTGAAGACCCCCAAGAAACCTATGCCAGCGATGCCTGTTGTCACCCCATCGGTGAAACCAGCGGTGCGCAAGGGTAAGTATCGGTTGGTGGCGATAGGTACCTCGACCGGTGGGCCGGTGGCATTGCAAGAAGTATTGACGCAGTTACCCAAGAATTTTCCTTTGCCCATTGTTTTGATTCAGCATATGCCGTCCACATTTACGCCGGCATTTGCAGAACGCTTGAACAAGTTATGCCAGATTGCAGTTAAAGAAGCGCATGATGGCGACGTTCTGACTCCAGGGACAGCATTTCTGGCGCCGGGTGGCAAGCAAATGTTGATTGAAGCGCAACACAGTGGTGCGCCACATATCAGAATTATTGAGGCTGAGGCCGGACAGACCTACAAACCGAGTGTCGATGTTACGTTTACCTCTGTGGCGGGTGTTTATGACGGTGATGTCTTGGCCGTAGTACTCACCGGGATGGGGGCAGATGGACGTGAGGGTGCGCGCGTACTCAAACAAAAAGGAGCGACAGTGTGGGCGCAGGATGAGGCATCCTGTGTCATCTACGGCATGCCAGCGGCGATTGTAGAGGCGGGGCTTGCGGATCGGGTGGTGTCATTGAAAGACGTGGGATCAGGGTTGGTGGAATCGGTTTAG
- a CDS encoding chemotaxis protein CheA: protein MAIDLNDEILQDFLVEASEIVEKLGEQLVELEQRPNDKDLLNSVFRGFHTVKGGAGFLNLTSLVAVCHRAEDVFNLLRQGERNVDSYLMDVILRVVDVVNGMMDSIKSGVDPEDADPSLLQALEDLKAPGAAAPAPVVEVEMVAAPVVAMPASVASEAPASDEITDDEFESLLDQLQGKPGAGNPATVPASTAVVPASDEISEDEFEALLDKLHSNSGATAPVAAKPTPAPAPKAAASDEITDSEFDALLDELSANRKAGAATPPAAVPVEAKPAPAPAASAPKPAAVAAAPKPAVEDKSASETDEHDKSKAAAASKEAAVETTVRVDTKRLDDIMNLVGELVLVRNRMSTLRSTMADEEVTKAIANLDLVTSDLQTAVMKTRMQPIKKVFGRFPRVVRDLARSLKKEVNLELHGEETDLDKNLVEALADPLVHLVRNAVDHGVESPDERVAAGKPRAGTVVLSAEQEGDHILLTIEDDGKGMDPEVLRRKAVEKGMMDEDAAARLDDRACFNLIFAPGFSTKTEISDVSGRGVGMDVVKTRIAQLNGAVEIDSLKGRGSRIVIKLPLTLAIMPTLMVVLGKQIFAFPLANVNEIFDRESARISTVDSKDVVVIRDRAVPLVHLGRWLVNDPSYDSRSVQGYVVITTVGTQQIGFIVDNLVGQEEVVIKPLGALLHGTKGVSGATITGNGGIALILDMPGLMEAYAHTI from the coding sequence ATGGCAATCGATCTAAACGATGAGATATTACAGGATTTTCTTGTCGAGGCGAGTGAGATCGTGGAAAAGCTGGGCGAACAGCTGGTTGAACTTGAGCAGCGCCCGAATGACAAAGATCTGTTAAATTCCGTTTTTCGTGGGTTTCATACCGTCAAGGGGGGCGCCGGATTTCTTAATTTAACTTCGCTGGTGGCAGTATGTCATCGTGCTGAAGATGTATTCAATTTGCTGCGTCAAGGTGAGCGCAATGTTGATTCCTATTTGATGGATGTCATCCTGAGGGTGGTAGATGTTGTCAATGGGATGATGGATAGCATTAAAAGCGGTGTTGATCCTGAAGACGCAGATCCCTCTCTTTTGCAGGCATTAGAGGATTTGAAGGCGCCTGGTGCAGCAGCGCCTGCGCCGGTTGTTGAAGTAGAGATGGTAGCGGCACCTGTGGTAGCGATGCCGGCATCAGTCGCCAGTGAGGCCCCCGCGAGTGATGAAATTACAGACGACGAATTTGAATCGCTGCTGGATCAGTTGCAAGGTAAGCCTGGTGCAGGCAACCCTGCTACTGTGCCTGCAAGTACCGCTGTGGTACCGGCTTCTGATGAAATTAGTGAAGATGAATTTGAGGCTTTGCTGGATAAATTGCATAGTAACTCGGGTGCGACAGCACCTGTTGCGGCCAAACCCACACCTGCTCCAGCACCCAAAGCAGCGGCATCAGATGAGATCACGGACTCTGAATTTGATGCGTTGCTTGATGAGTTGTCAGCAAATCGCAAGGCGGGAGCGGCTACGCCTCCCGCTGCTGTGCCGGTTGAGGCAAAGCCTGCACCTGCGCCCGCAGCATCGGCACCGAAACCGGCTGCTGTTGCGGCGGCGCCAAAGCCCGCCGTTGAGGATAAATCTGCGTCTGAGACGGATGAGCATGACAAGAGCAAGGCCGCTGCGGCTTCAAAAGAGGCTGCTGTAGAAACTACGGTTCGTGTCGATACCAAGCGCCTGGATGACATCATGAATCTCGTTGGCGAGTTGGTGTTGGTTCGAAACCGCATGTCGACGCTGCGAAGCACTATGGCTGATGAAGAAGTTACAAAAGCCATTGCCAATCTCGATCTGGTGACTTCCGACTTGCAAACCGCAGTGATGAAGACGCGGATGCAGCCGATCAAGAAAGTGTTTGGCCGTTTCCCGCGCGTGGTACGGGATTTGGCGCGCAGTCTTAAGAAAGAAGTCAATCTCGAGTTGCATGGTGAGGAAACCGACCTGGACAAGAATCTGGTGGAGGCCCTCGCCGACCCGCTGGTTCACCTGGTGCGTAATGCAGTCGATCATGGTGTGGAATCGCCGGATGAGCGTGTGGCAGCAGGAAAACCACGGGCGGGGACGGTGGTGTTGTCAGCAGAACAGGAAGGCGATCATATTCTTCTTACTATTGAAGACGATGGCAAAGGTATGGATCCCGAAGTTCTGCGGCGTAAGGCGGTGGAAAAAGGGATGATGGATGAAGATGCCGCTGCGCGTCTCGATGATCGTGCCTGTTTCAATTTGATCTTTGCACCAGGCTTTTCCACCAAGACTGAAATCTCGGATGTATCCGGGCGCGGTGTGGGGATGGACGTAGTTAAAACGCGTATCGCACAACTCAATGGCGCCGTTGAAATTGATTCTCTCAAGGGTCGAGGCAGCCGGATTGTGATCAAGTTACCGTTAACCCTGGCAATCATGCCGACATTGATGGTAGTGCTGGGTAAGCAGATTTTTGCGTTCCCGCTGGCGAATGTGAATGAGATATTTGATCGTGAGTCGGCCAGGATCAGTACTGTCGATAGCAAGGATGTGGTGGTCATTCGTGACCGAGCGGTGCCATTGGTACATCTTGGCCGCTGGTTGGTGAATGATCCGAGTTATGACAGTCGTTCGGTTCAGGGTTATGTCGTAATCACCACCGTGGGTACCCAGCAAATTGGATTTATTGTCGATAACCTGGTGGGACAGGAAGAGGTCGTCATTAAACCTTTGGGTGCGCTTTTGCATGGAACAAAGGGTGTGTCTGGTGCGACGATTACTGGCAATGGGGGCATAGCGTTGATTTTGGATATGCCAGGTTTGATGGAAGCCTACGCCCATACGATTTAG
- a CDS encoding protein phosphatase CheZ: MTNQNNNYFLEQAKLLVQQLESGDEVGAARSMDALSPLQESHLFQELGKLTRELHSTLNNFQLDSRIAGLTEKDIPDAKERLNYVIVMTQQAADRTLTSIEKLQPLTDELGSRSNALQKEWDRFQRRDMQVEEFRKLSKELETYFQWLGENVPAIQGNISDIMMAQDFQDLTGQIIKRVINLVQEVEGSLVELIRITGSQIVKPVETSNERDITAQGPAVPGIDKGVVKGQDDVDDLLSSLGF; encoded by the coding sequence ATGACCAATCAAAATAACAATTATTTTCTGGAACAAGCCAAGCTTCTGGTACAGCAACTTGAATCCGGTGATGAGGTTGGTGCGGCACGCTCGATGGATGCGTTATCGCCACTGCAGGAATCGCACCTATTTCAAGAGCTAGGAAAACTGACGCGTGAGCTGCATAGCACGCTAAATAATTTTCAGCTTGATTCGCGCATTGCTGGGCTGACTGAAAAGGATATTCCTGACGCTAAAGAACGTCTCAATTATGTCATTGTGATGACGCAGCAGGCGGCGGATAGAACACTGACCTCTATTGAAAAGCTGCAACCGCTTACCGATGAACTTGGTTCGCGATCTAACGCATTGCAGAAAGAATGGGATAGATTCCAGCGCCGCGATATGCAAGTAGAGGAATTTCGTAAGCTCAGTAAGGAGCTGGAAACGTATTTTCAATGGCTGGGTGAGAATGTGCCTGCGATTCAGGGAAATATCTCGGATATCATGATGGCGCAGGATTTTCAGGATCTGACCGGCCAGATTATCAAACGTGTCATCAATCTGGTGCAGGAAGTAGAAGGCAGTTTGGTGGAATTAATTCGTATTACGGGTAGCCAGATTGTGAAACCTGTCGAGACTAGTAATGAGCGTGATATCACCGCTCAGGGGCCAGCGGTGCCAGGTATCGATAAAGGGGTGGTCAAGGGCCAGGATGATGTAGATGATCTGCTGTCGAGCTTAGGGTTCTGA
- the cheY gene encoding chemotaxis response regulator CheY translates to MDKNMKILIVDDFSTMRRIIKNLLRDLGFNNTHEADDGQTALPMLQVGKFDFLITDWNMPGMQGIDLLKAVRADANLASLPVLMVTAEAKREQIVEAAQAGVSGYVIKPFTAATLKEKIDKIFERIEANG, encoded by the coding sequence TTGGACAAGAATATGAAAATTCTCATTGTGGACGATTTCTCGACAATGAGAAGGATTATCAAAAATCTGCTTCGCGATCTCGGATTTAATAACACCCATGAGGCAGACGATGGTCAGACAGCATTGCCCATGCTGCAGGTGGGAAAATTCGATTTTCTGATTACAGATTGGAACATGCCTGGCATGCAGGGGATAGATTTGCTCAAGGCGGTGCGCGCCGATGCCAACTTGGCCAGTTTGCCGGTATTGATGGTGACTGCCGAAGCGAAGCGCGAGCAGATTGTCGAGGCGGCACAAGCGGGTGTCAGCGGGTATGTTATTAAACCGTTCACTGCGGCAACGCTCAAGGAAAAAATTGACAAAATATTTGAGCGTATTGAGGCGAATGGCTAG
- a CDS encoding RNA polymerase sigma factor FliA, with amino-acid sequence MNGLAMYSAMQSKTKNVKEEIVNQHAPLVKRIAYHLMCRLPPSVQADDLIQAGMIGLLEAARNYDSKQGASFETYAGIRIRGAMLDEIRKNDWAPRSVHRKARKVAEAVRQIENMKGRDARDNEVADALDMSLDEYHQTLQAASGYLMLSFDDLGTDDEAVAIHLADNGSASPFDGLQRDDFKRSLAEAIAGLPERERLVMTLYYDEELNLREIGAVLGVSESRVSQIHSQALIRLQARLGHWTGKEG; translated from the coding sequence ATGAATGGACTCGCGATGTACAGTGCTATGCAATCGAAGACTAAAAATGTAAAGGAAGAAATCGTTAACCAGCACGCACCGCTCGTGAAGCGGATTGCTTACCATTTGATGTGCCGGTTACCTCCCAGTGTTCAGGCGGACGACCTGATTCAGGCAGGTATGATTGGCCTGTTGGAGGCGGCCCGGAATTACGATTCCAAGCAAGGTGCCAGCTTTGAAACCTATGCCGGTATCCGAATTCGTGGCGCGATGCTGGATGAAATCAGAAAAAATGATTGGGCGCCGCGCTCGGTGCATCGCAAAGCCAGAAAAGTAGCCGAAGCAGTGCGTCAAATCGAGAATATGAAAGGCCGCGACGCACGCGATAACGAAGTCGCCGATGCGCTCGACATGTCGTTGGATGAATACCATCAGACACTACAGGCTGCCAGCGGTTACTTGATGCTCAGTTTTGACGATCTTGGCACCGATGATGAGGCAGTGGCGATTCACTTGGCTGATAACGGCTCTGCCAGCCCGTTTGATGGATTGCAGCGCGACGATTTTAAGCGTTCCTTGGCAGAGGCGATTGCAGGATTGCCGGAGCGCGAACGTTTGGTCATGACGCTTTATTATGATGAGGAGTTAAATTTGCGTGAGATCGGCGCCGTTTTGGGGGTGAGTGAATCCCGGGTCAGCCAGATTCATAGTCAGGCGCTTATTCGTCTCCAGGCCCGGCTGGGGCACTGGACAGGCAAGGAAGGCTAA
- a CDS encoding MinD/ParA family protein, whose protein sequence is MSNPHPVRVIAVTSGKGGTGKTNVSVNLAVSMAKEGKKVMLLDADLGLANIDVMLGLYPKYNLSHVIKGERTLEEIVVHGPDNIWVIPASSGTQMMAELSPAQHAGVIKAFSELSGDIDVLIIDTAAGISDAVVSFTRAAQEVIVVVCDEPTSITDAYALIKLLNRDYGLQRFRILCNMVIGPQDGRELFNKLVKVADRFLDVTLEFIGAIPYDEYLKKALQKQKPVVDAYPRSKSALAFKALAKKADNWPIPRTAGGHLEFFVERLIQSA, encoded by the coding sequence ATGTCGAATCCCCATCCCGTGCGTGTGATTGCGGTGACCAGTGGTAAGGGGGGAACCGGAAAAACCAATGTCTCGGTAAATCTTGCGGTATCGATGGCCAAAGAAGGCAAGAAGGTTATGTTGCTGGATGCTGATCTTGGGTTGGCGAATATAGATGTGATGTTGGGGTTGTATCCAAAATACAATCTTTCCCATGTGATCAAGGGTGAAAGAACCTTGGAGGAAATTGTCGTTCATGGGCCAGATAATATTTGGGTGATTCCGGCGTCTTCGGGGACACAAATGATGGCGGAGTTGAGCCCGGCACAACATGCGGGTGTGATTAAAGCGTTTAGTGAATTGAGTGGTGATATTGATGTTTTGATTATTGATACGGCCGCAGGCATTTCTGACGCGGTGGTGAGTTTTACCCGCGCGGCACAAGAGGTGATCGTAGTGGTATGTGATGAACCGACGTCGATTACGGATGCCTACGCACTTATCAAGTTATTGAATCGTGATTACGGGCTTCAACGCTTTAGAATTTTGTGTAATATGGTCATTGGACCCCAAGATGGTAGGGAATTGTTTAACAAACTGGTCAAGGTCGCTGACCGGTTTTTAGATGTTACCCTGGAATTTATTGGGGCAATTCCCTATGACGAGTATTTGAAAAAGGCTTTACAGAAACAAAAACCAGTGGTGGATGCCTATCCCAGAAGCAAATCGGCGTTAGCATTTAAGGCTTTGGCTAAAAAGGCCGATAACTGGCCTATACCAAGGACTGCTGGGGGACATCTGGAGTTCTTTGTCGAAAGGTTGATCCAGAGCGCATGA